TGCTGATGCTGCCGCCGGTGCTGATCTCGCTGCCGTTCAAGCTGCTGCTGTTCGTGCTGCTGGACGGCTGGCGGCTGGTCATCGAGATGCTGCTGCACAGCTTCTCGCTGTTCACGGTCATTTAAACCCCGGTAATCCGACCGGCGCCGCTAGCGAGCTGCACTCCCCATGGACCCACAACAAGCCATCGACCTCGGCCGCGAGGCCCTGCTGGTCACCACCATCATCGCCGCCCCGGTGCTGCTGGCGGGCATGATCGTCGGCCTGCTGATCGGACTGCTGCAGGCGCTGACCCAGATCCAAGAACAGACCGTCGCGTTCGTCCCCAAGCTGCTGGCAATGGTCGTCGCGCTGGCGATGACGCTGCCGTGGCTGCTGTCGCGGCTGATGGAGTACTCCGGCGGCCTGATCGCGTCGATCCCTGATCGCCTTTAGATGCGGGCCCTGATCGTCTTTTGTTGCCGGCCCTGACCGCCTGTCTACGCGGGCCCCGACCGCCTTTAGTTTCCTGATCGCCCAAACGCGATCTCTGCCACCGACCGCCCCGCATGCCCTGGCTCGAACCCTACCTGCTGAACCAGACCGCGGCGTTCACGCTGATCCTGGCGCGGGTTGGGGCGCTATTGGGCACGGCCCCGCTGTTCGGCGCCCAGGCGGCGCCGATCCGCGTGCGGGCGTTGCTGGCGGTGGCGCTCTCGCTGCTCATCCTGCCGAGCCACGGCGCCCCGCTGACCAGCGCCGACTCGATCCTGTCTGACGGGATGAACCTGGTCCTCTTCAGCCAGATGATCATCCTCGAGGTGATCGTCGGGGCGATGCTCGGCCAGGGCGTGATGGTGATCCTGTCCGGCGTGCAGATGGCCGGACAGATCGTCGCCCAGATGTCCGGCATGGCGATCGGCGAGCTGTT
This Posidoniimonas polymericola DNA region includes the following protein-coding sequences:
- the fliQ gene encoding flagellar biosynthesis protein FliQ — encoded protein: MDPQQAIDLGREALLVTTIIAAPVLLAGMIVGLLIGLLQALTQIQEQTVAFVPKLLAMVVALAMTLPWLLSRLMEYSGGLIASIPDRL